The DNA segment AATTGACCTCTCCTTTTCGATAATCATGGATAAACAGGCACATGAAGAAGGCCCGTCGTTTCTTCTATCCCCATTACTAGATTCATATTTTGTACAGCCTGGCTCGCTGCCCCTTTCATTAAATTGTCAATCACAGAAACAATCGTTACTCGCTGTGTACGCTCATCAATGCTTGCAGCCATATCACAATAATTCGATGCATAAACATCCTTTGTGGAAGGATATTGCCCTTGTTTTCTAACCCTAATAAAAGGATGTTCGCCATAATAGGCTTGGTAACAATCATGCATTTGTTGAGCGGATACATCCTTTGTCAGCTCTCCGTACATCGTTGCCATAATCCCTCTCGTCATCGGGATCAGATGAGTGGAAAAGGTAACTGGTGATACTGCCTCATTCCAAATCGTAAGCTGTTGCTCGATTTCTGGAATATGCTGATGCTGATTAACCTTGTAAATTTGCAGATTTTCCTGTGTATGAGCAAAATGAGTGATCGCACTTGGATTTTTCCCCGCACCAGACACTCCCGTCTTCGCATCAATGATGATTCGGTTTGGATCTAAAAGCCTTTCATTCACCAAAGGGCCTAGTCCAAGCAGGGCGGCAGTTGGAAAGCATCCAGGATTTGCAATGATTTTCGCAGCTTTGATCGCTTCCTTGTTCCATTCCGGCAAACCGTAAATCGCCCGTTGAAGCACTGATTCAGGTGCTGCCTCTTTCTTGTACCATTGTGTGTAAACTTCCTGGCTGGGGAGGCGAAGGTCCCCGGATAAGTCGATCACTTTCGCTTTTTTGCCTATAAGGTTTGGGGTTAGCTCGCTTGACACGCCAGCAGGTGTAGCTAGAAAAATGACATCAAGTTCTTCTTTCATATGTTCTGGCTCTAATGGCTGCAGTTGATCTTGCATCGTATTCAAATGGCTGTATGTTTCGTTCACATTCTCCCCTGCTTGTGAGGAAGAATATAAGCTAATGGACTGAATAGAAGGGTGTGAGGATAACAATCTAAAAAGCTCTACTCCGCCATATCCAGTCGCTCCAACGATTCCTATTTTCAAGCTGCCGGCTCCTTTCGTATATAAATGTATATTTATTAATAATACCGTATAATTATGCTATTATTCCTTTTTAAGTGCAAATTGTCAATAGGTTATGAGAAAGTTTCTGAATTTTTTCGGCTTTAAGGGTAGAAAGACCGAGCATGAAATCCGGATTAGGTACAAATTGGCTTTCCTTTTTTTGGATATATGCAATTATCGCTCTATTTCCTGCAATTATTGTTTTTTTATGTGCAATTATCACCCAGTTCCATGCAATTCCCAGCGAATTTCGTGCAATTGTATTGCTCTTTTTATAACCTCAAACGCATCATAAGCACTTATTAACGCAAAAAAAGGCCAGCCGAAGCTGACCTTTTTCTGCATCATTTATAATCCAAAATTTTGGAATATGTTTTTTTGTGGGATCGAATACACTTCGCGGCCCATCAAATGGTTAATGATCACCTTATTCCGATGCACCGACAGACCAAGGTTTGTTGAGCCAACACCATGCGTATGTGAAATCCCGCTGTGAACATAGATTTCATTGGTTGAGTCATCTGTTTTCTTCAGTCGATAGTCCGCTTCAACCTTATAACGTCCTTCTTCATCCCATTCAAGAAAATCGCCTAAATAATGAACAAAGTCTGGCACGTTAGGCTTATAGCCGGTTGCCGTAATCACAACATCACTTTCATGTGTGAATTCTTGCTTTTTTTGCGTGTGATAACAGGTGATTTCGTAACCATTGCTGTCTTGCCTTGGCTTAATGTCCTTCACTTCACTGAGTACCTGAAGTCCGACATCAAGCTCGTCACCGCCTACCGAGTACTCATATAAGAGATTGTAGATGTCATTAATGGTATGATTACTGATTCCCTTATAATATAACCCTTGCGTTGCAAAGATCTCGTCTTTTTGCTTTTGTGGCAATTGGTAAAAGTAATTCACATAATCGGGTGAAAAGTGCTCGAGGCTCAGCTTGGATTCTTCCATCGAAGCGAAGCCTGATGAACGGGTAATCCAGTCGAGCCTGTAAGCGTAGTCCTGTTGTTCTTTCAACAGCTCGCGGAAGGTTTCGGCGGCACTCTGTCCGGAGCCAACGACGGTGATTGACTTAGCGTTTCGGCAACGTTCTCGGTTAGGGAGGAAATCTGCGGTGTGGAACACATCTTCAGCAGGGAGATCCTTAAACGACTTTGGCATAACAGGTACGGAGCCTGTGCCCATAACGAGGTGCCTTGATTTAAATTCGCTCGTTTGGTTGGTAGCGAGATTGAGCACTTCTACTTTGAAGTAGTCCTCGTTGTCATTGATGTGATGTATGCCGGTGACGCGTTGGCCGAACTTGCAGCTTGGGAGCCTGCGCGTGACCCATTGGCAATATTCATTATATTCACGTCGTGGGATGTCGAGTCGTTGCAGGAAATAGAATTGGTACATGCGTTCGTTTTCGTTAATGTAGTTAAGAAAGCTGTGTTTATTGGTTGGATCGGCCATGGTTACGAGGTCTGCGATGAAGGGGACTTGCATTTTAGTACCTTCTATAAGCATGCCTGGGTGCCAGTCGAAGTTGCCTTTTTGTTCGAAAAAGAGACTGTCGACACTGTCTATGTCGTCTAAGAGTGCGGCCAGGCTCAAGTTAAAGGGGCCTACTCCCACCCCGATTAAGTCGTACATTTTGTCTTGTTGTTGTTCCATAATTACACTACTCCTTTTTCTGAAAAGGTCCCATTCCAGAACACTACTCCAATGTTAACATATTCCTAAGTAAACGGTGACATAGGGTTGGGAGGAGCCTTGTTTAAGAGCCAGGCTTATATTTTCTCTTCCATTTCTCTAATTATAAGCCACTGTTTGTTCACTTTACGCCAGTTTTCTATAGTAAGCAGGCGGCTCATTTCTTCTCGCTCTCTGTTAAGTAGTACTTGTTCATAAAATACGACAACATTGTCATTGTTCCTTAATCGGGTGATTCGGTTATTAAGTCTTTTTGTAAAACTACGAGCGGATTCTACAGAAGCCCGCATTCCTTCTACCGCTTCCTTACGATCAAAATACATAGGATGCTGGTTTTCAGAGAAGAAGGTAACATAGTAATCCGTATGCATTCTTCTTTCGATGGTAGAAGTATCTCCGTTTTTCAAAGCTTTAGACCACTCTGTCAAAAATTGATCATGCATAACCGTGAACTCCTTTCTTGCATCATTCACTTAACTTCCTCCTTCGTCAGTTCTTTTCCCATGATCACTAAGGGTGGGAGGTTTGGAATGACAGCTGCTCGGGCTTTCACAACCTGCCAGGCGTTCTTTTTATAGAATTGGATAGCAGGGAGATTATCAGTAGATGTAGTCAAAATGGAGGTAGCGTGGCTTGTGGTCTTTAATAATTCATCAAGGAGCACACGCCCAATACCCCTCTTTCTGCTCTCAGGGGCCACAGCTAGTTCTACAAATTCAAAACAGTTGTCCAGCCATTGAATTCGTTCCT comes from the Halobacillus shinanisalinarum genome and includes:
- a CDS encoding DUF4440 domain-containing protein, coding for MNDARKEFTVMHDQFLTEWSKALKNGDTSTIERRMHTDYYVTFFSENQHPMYFDRKEAVEGMRASVESARSFTKRLNNRITRLRNNDNVVVFYEQVLLNREREEMSRLLTIENWRKVNKQWLIIREMEEKI
- the argC gene encoding N-acetyl-gamma-glutamyl-phosphate reductase — translated: MKIGIVGATGYGGVELFRLLSSHPSIQSISLYSSSQAGENVNETYSHLNTMQDQLQPLEPEHMKEELDVIFLATPAGVSSELTPNLIGKKAKVIDLSGDLRLPSQEVYTQWYKKEAAPESVLQRAIYGLPEWNKEAIKAAKIIANPGCFPTAALLGLGPLVNERLLDPNRIIIDAKTGVSGAGKNPSAITHFAHTQENLQIYKVNQHQHIPEIEQQLTIWNEAVSPVTFSTHLIPMTRGIMATMYGELTKDVSAQQMHDCYQAYYGEHPFIRVRKQGQYPSTKDVYASNYCDMAASIDERTQRVTIVSVIDNLMKGAASQAVQNMNLVMGIEETTGLLHVPVYP
- a CDS encoding GNAT family N-acetyltransferase, encoding MKIKPFTNTDKDLEAIVEIYCQSFKKENAEKVLQTIIKHSTYEGFSGIKYVRESGKVLGFAYGYSSLPGQFYQGKLQLQLNAEERIQWLDNCFEFVELAVAPESRKRGIGRVLLDELLKTTSHATSILTTSTDNLPAIQFYKKNAWQVVKARAAVIPNLPPLVIMGKELTKEEVK
- a CDS encoding lysine N(6)-hydroxylase/L-ornithine N(5)-oxygenase family protein; the protein is MEQQQDKMYDLIGVGVGPFNLSLAALLDDIDSVDSLFFEQKGNFDWHPGMLIEGTKMQVPFIADLVTMADPTNKHSFLNYINENERMYQFYFLQRLDIPRREYNEYCQWVTRRLPSCKFGQRVTGIHHINDNEDYFKVEVLNLATNQTSEFKSRHLVMGTGSVPVMPKSFKDLPAEDVFHTADFLPNRERCRNAKSITVVGSGQSAAETFRELLKEQQDYAYRLDWITRSSGFASMEESKLSLEHFSPDYVNYFYQLPQKQKDEIFATQGLYYKGISNHTINDIYNLLYEYSVGGDELDVGLQVLSEVKDIKPRQDSNGYEITCYHTQKKQEFTHESDVVITATGYKPNVPDFVHYLGDFLEWDEEGRYKVEADYRLKKTDDSTNEIYVHSGISHTHGVGSTNLGLSVHRNKVIINHLMGREVYSIPQKNIFQNFGL